A genomic region of Thermoplasmatales archaeon contains the following coding sequences:
- a CDS encoding DEAD/DEAH box helicase family protein produces the protein MELKIKNIRLDKITPREYQINIFTSIRNRNSLVVLPTGLGKTFIATMLVADKLEKGKVLFLAPTKPLCEQHHATLKELIEGKEIFLITGEKTKKEKRKEIYRVGNIIVATPQTIKNDIELLDFKKFSLVVFDEAHRAVGNYAYVDIGKKFIENNIQVLALTASPGSSIKRLREVIKNLGIENIEARTDDDPDVKPYVGERKIQWKIVEMPQRIKDIVTKIDKIINDFFVEMNKYIKISLSPKRVTKKMLLNLQDNLQKRISEGGSIYNAISTLAVILKLYHLKEMLTSQGVDSAKNYIRKIEKDFSRSGKKIRMNPEFIQIKREIIGEIENPKLEITKEIVETRLSENRNARIIIFAEYRDTIETIVSYLKKFGINSLKFIGQAKGEGDGMSQEEQKQVINKFRNGECNILVSTSIGEEGIDIPSTSLVIFYEPVASAIRHIQRRGRTARGGAPGEVVIIIMKGSRDEAYYWSSKRKEAKMMMQIKKMNDILKKKEKMEKREMVGQTKIDWFQ, from the coding sequence ATGGAATTAAAAATTAAAAACATAAGATTGGATAAAATAACTCCCAGAGAATACCAAATTAACATTTTCACATCAATAAGAAATAGAAATTCTCTTGTTGTCTTGCCCACAGGATTAGGGAAAACGTTTATAGCGACAATGTTAGTTGCAGATAAATTAGAGAAAGGAAAAGTTTTATTTCTTGCTCCAACAAAACCACTTTGCGAGCAACATCATGCAACATTGAAAGAATTAATTGAAGGAAAAGAGATTTTTCTTATAACTGGTGAAAAAACAAAGAAAGAGAAGAGAAAAGAAATTTATAGGGTGGGAAATATAATTGTTGCAACCCCTCAAACAATAAAAAATGATATTGAATTGCTCGATTTTAAAAAATTCAGTTTGGTTGTTTTTGATGAAGCCCATCGCGCGGTTGGAAATTATGCATATGTTGACATAGGTAAAAAATTTATTGAAAATAATATCCAAGTGTTAGCTCTTACTGCATCACCTGGAAGCAGTATTAAAAGACTTAGGGAAGTAATAAAAAATCTTGGAATAGAAAATATTGAAGCAAGAACAGATGATGATCCAGATGTTAAGCCATATGTGGGGGAGAGAAAAATACAATGGAAAATAGTTGAAATGCCCCAAAGAATAAAAGATATTGTAACCAAGATAGATAAAATTATAAACGATTTTTTTGTTGAAATGAATAAATATATAAAAATATCTCTTTCTCCAAAAAGAGTTACAAAAAAGATGCTCCTCAATTTGCAAGATAATTTGCAGAAAAGAATCAGCGAGGGAGGGAGCATATATAATGCAATCTCAACACTTGCGGTAATTCTTAAACTATATCATTTAAAAGAAATGCTTACAAGTCAAGGTGTTGACTCGGCAAAAAATTATATTAGAAAAATTGAGAAGGATTTTTCAAGATCCGGAAAGAAAATAAGAATGAATCCAGAATTCATACAAATAAAGAGAGAAATAATTGGTGAAATAGAAAATCCAAAACTTGAAATAACTAAAGAGATTGTAGAAACCCGTTTATCAGAAAATAGAAACGCCCGCATCATAATATTTGCTGAATATCGTGATACAATAGAAACAATAGTTTCCTATCTTAAAAAATTTGGCATAAACTCTTTAAAATTTATAGGTCAAGCAAAAGGTGAAGGAGATGGCATGAGTCAAGAAGAACAAAAACAAGTTATAAATAAATTCAGAAACGGGGAATGCAACATTCTTGTCTCAACAAGCATAGGTGAGGAAGGAATAGATATACCTTCAACAAGCCTTGTAATTTTTTATGAGCCAGTTGCAAGCGCAATAAGGCATATTCAGCGAAGGGGAAGGACTGCAAGGGGGGGCGCGCCGGGCGAGGTTGTGATAATTATAATGAAAGGATCGAGGGATGAGGCATATTACTGGAGCAGTAAAAGGAAAGAGGCTAAGATGATGATGCAGATTAAGAAAATGAATGATATCCTTAAAAAGAAGGAAAAAATGGAAAAGAGAGAAATGGTAGGGCAAACAAAAATTGATTGGTTCCAATAA
- a CDS encoding radical SAM protein, which yields MRYICGAIRDAGEEYEYITIDEWRNGKKINGNILLIYAGSVIPGKYLRGMPISFREFLNICSNFKGIKILCGACAKFGFCQGGGKNLIDGKKFVDYYSLGDDDAFIYDFLNGEINHRRRKKEEWKRWSIMGAELVKYHPDFPQPLIAEIETYRGCVRWFTGGCSFCIEPSFGKPEMRDEREITNEIKELNKIGVKNFRLGCQTCFFSYKAKGIGKSELPKPNVDAIKRLLERISKIKPNVLHIDNVNPAIVAEWEEESRKIVKMIVKYCTPGNTAAFGMESADENVIKENNLNANPEQVFKAIEIINEGGRDIGKNGMPNFLPGVNILFGLRGESKKTYELNLKFLKEVMNKNLLLRRINIRQVVYLKGRRVKIDIKLFKKFKRFVNEEINKKMLRKILPEKSILRDVFLEINIGKNTFGRQIGSYPVLVCLPYKTSVNRFVDVKIFDYGYRSVTGVEYPLNINKVGYNVIRILPGLKNKAVDIVKKRPFRDINEIEEFGEELLDWFVV from the coding sequence ATGAGATATATCTGTGGAGCAATAAGAGATGCGGGAGAAGAATATGAATATATTACAATAGATGAATGGAGGAATGGAAAAAAAATCAATGGAAATATACTATTGATTTATGCTGGCTCGGTTATTCCTGGAAAATATTTGAGAGGGATGCCAATTTCTTTTAGAGAATTTTTAAACATTTGCTCAAATTTTAAAGGTATAAAAATATTATGTGGAGCATGTGCAAAATTTGGATTTTGCCAGGGAGGAGGAAAAAATTTAATTGATGGGAAAAAATTTGTTGATTATTATTCATTAGGTGATGATGATGCTTTTATATATGATTTTTTAAATGGGGAAATAAATCACAGGAGGAGAAAAAAAGAGGAATGGAAAAGATGGAGTATTATGGGAGCTGAATTGGTTAAATATCATCCAGATTTTCCACAACCATTAATAGCGGAAATAGAGACATATAGGGGTTGCGTAAGGTGGTTTACAGGAGGTTGCTCCTTCTGCATTGAACCTTCTTTTGGAAAGCCAGAAATGAGGGATGAGAGAGAAATAACTAATGAGATAAAAGAATTGAATAAGATAGGTGTAAAAAATTTTAGATTAGGATGCCAGACATGCTTTTTTTCTTATAAAGCAAAAGGGATTGGAAAGAGCGAATTACCAAAACCAAATGTAGATGCTATTAAAAGACTCCTTGAAAGAATTTCAAAAATTAAACCGAATGTATTGCATATAGATAATGTAAATCCTGCAATTGTTGCGGAATGGGAAGAGGAAAGTAGAAAAATAGTAAAAATGATAGTGAAATATTGCACGCCCGGCAACACCGCAGCATTTGGAATGGAAAGCGCGGATGAAAATGTAATAAAGGAGAATAATTTAAATGCAAATCCAGAGCAAGTTTTTAAAGCAATAGAGATTATAAACGAAGGAGGAAGAGATATAGGAAAAAATGGTATGCCAAATTTTCTTCCTGGAGTAAATATTCTTTTTGGTTTAAGAGGAGAGAGTAAAAAGACTTATGAATTGAATTTAAAATTTTTGAAAGAAGTTATGAATAAAAATCTTCTTTTGAGGAGAATAAATATAAGGCAAGTGGTTTATTTAAAAGGGAGGAGAGTAAAAATAGATATCAAATTATTCAAAAAATTCAAAAGGTTTGTTAATGAAGAGATAAATAAAAAAATGCTGAGAAAAATACTACCCGAAAAAAGTATTTTAAGAGATGTTTTTCTTGAAATAAATATAGGGAAAAATACTTTTGGAAGACAAATAGGTTCATACCCTGTTCTTGTCTGTTTACCATATAAAACCAGTGTGAATCGTTTTGTTGATGTAAAAATTTTTGATTATGGATATAGAAGTGTTACAGGTGTAGAATATCCTTTAAATATAAATAAAGTCGGTTATAATGTAATAAGAATTTTGCCTGGTTTGAAAAATAAAGCGGTAGATATAGTAAAGAAAAGACCTTTTAGAGATATAAATGAAATAGAAGAATTTGGAGAAGAGCTGCTTGATTGGTTTGTAGTATAA
- the hflX gene encoding GTPase HflX: MKGIVISTKEDVSEIISLVESLNYEIDKVFIQKKGEDPSYYIGKGKIEGIKKYVRERDIKIAFVNDSLRPSQWYNLEKSLGIEVYDRIRLILEIFTKRAKRKEAKLQVNLAKLQYEKPFVRELFHRTSEKERPGFLGGGEYVVADYYEMIKRRIKKIKEELKRIEGERGLMRKERKEKGFYVVSITGYTNAGKSSILKALTGGDVEIDNRLFTTLSTKTKKLNDSLPILLIDTVGFIRDLPHWLISAFHSTLEEISFSDLILLVVDSSDDKKSMTEKINTSLKEIYMLKEEPKIIIVMNKIDKIDKIELEEKIKIVKENFNFGVVPVSAMTGENINLLIDELQNSLPFSYLEICIPKNEKSFISWICKNSNVLDFSIDVNANLKVKCSEKVKEIILGKCNRIGGEVRIWK, encoded by the coding sequence GTGAAAGGAATTGTAATATCTACAAAAGAGGATGTATCGGAGATAATTTCTCTTGTTGAATCCTTGAACTATGAAATAGATAAGGTTTTCATACAAAAGAAAGGGGAAGATCCTTCCTATTATATTGGAAAGGGGAAGATAGAAGGAATAAAGAAGTATGTAAGGGAGAGAGATATTAAAATAGCCTTTGTAAATGATTCTCTGCGCCCTTCTCAATGGTACAATTTGGAGAAAAGCCTAGGAATTGAGGTATATGACAGAATAAGATTGATTCTCGAGATATTTACAAAAAGAGCAAAGAGGAAGGAGGCTAAATTGCAAGTCAATCTAGCAAAGTTGCAATATGAAAAACCTTTTGTGAGAGAACTGTTTCATAGAACTAGTGAAAAAGAGAGGCCTGGTTTTTTAGGAGGAGGAGAATACGTGGTTGCAGATTATTATGAAATGATAAAGAGGAGGATTAAAAAAATAAAAGAGGAATTGAAAAGAATTGAGGGAGAAAGAGGTTTGATGAGGAAGGAGAGGAAGGAAAAAGGTTTTTATGTTGTATCAATAACTGGTTATACAAATGCTGGCAAAAGTTCCATTTTGAAGGCATTAACTGGTGGAGATGTTGAAATAGATAATAGATTATTTACTACACTCTCTACAAAAACAAAAAAATTAAATGATTCTCTTCCAATTCTTTTAATAGATACAGTTGGTTTTATAAGAGACTTGCCTCACTGGCTAATAAGTGCTTTTCATTCAACTCTTGAGGAAATTTCCTTCTCTGATTTAATTCTCTTAGTTGTGGATTCATCCGACGACAAAAAATCTATGACGGAAAAAATAAATACTTCTCTCAAGGAAATTTATATGCTGAAAGAAGAGCCAAAAATAATCATAGTTATGAACAAAATAGATAAAATAGATAAAATTGAGCTGGAAGAAAAGATAAAAATTGTTAAAGAAAATTTTAATTTTGGTGTTGTACCGGTATCCGCGATGACTGGAGAAAACATAAATTTGCTTATAGATGAATTACAAAATTCTTTACCATTTTCTTATTTAGAGATATGTATTCCAAAAAATGAGAAATCCTTCATTTCTTGGATATGTAAGAATAGTAATGTTTTGGATTTTTCTATAGATGTAAATGCTAATTTGAAAGTAAAATGTAGTGAAAAAGTAAAAGAAATAATATTAGGAAAATGCAATAGGATAGGGGGTGAGGTAAGAATATGGAAATAG
- a CDS encoding DUF357 domain-containing protein has protein sequence MEIEERIKKDIALFVENCKKVEDAKIVDMAKRYYEDAIFYLEKKDYFTAFGCINYAHGLIDALRFKKESENWGDKI, from the coding sequence ATGGAAATAGAGGAAAGAATAAAGAAAGATATAGCCTTATTTGTAGAAAATTGCAAGAAAGTAGAAGATGCTAAGATAGTTGATATGGCAAAGAGATATTATGAAGATGCAATATTTTATTTGGAAAAAAAAGATTATTTTACCGCTTTTGGGTGCATAAATTATGCTCATGGCTTAATAGATGCTTTAAGATTTAAAAAAGAGAGTGAAAATTGGGGTGACAAAATTTAA
- a CDS encoding TraB/GumN family protein, which produces MDKKLIILGVGHVFDLEDKIRRIILEEEPDAIAIELDKERAMFIEKKENKKRFSFSFYYLLAKYQDNVAKKLGVELGKEMIVAMDIAKNKNIPIFYIDKKANEIVSRLWNELSFKEKILFLFGIFFSLFENRRRIEEQLNEIKDRPNEFINEMGIRFPKIKKILIDERDEHMANFMINLMEKYDKVIAIVGEGHVEGIKKIISNKKLNFEIIHLKNLL; this is translated from the coding sequence ATGGATAAAAAGTTGATTATTTTAGGGGTAGGACATGTATTTGATTTGGAGGACAAGATTAGAAGGATAATTCTGGAGGAGGAGCCGGATGCAATTGCCATTGAGCTAGACAAAGAGAGAGCAATGTTTATTGAAAAAAAGGAAAATAAAAAAAGATTTTCATTCTCTTTTTATTATCTTTTAGCTAAATATCAGGATAATGTTGCTAAAAAATTAGGAGTTGAGTTAGGGAAAGAGATGATTGTGGCTATGGATATAGCAAAAAATAAAAACATCCCTATATTTTATATTGATAAAAAAGCGAATGAAATAGTTAGCAGATTATGGAATGAGTTGAGTTTTAAAGAAAAAATTTTATTTCTTTTTGGTATATTTTTCTCCTTATTTGAAAATAGAAGAAGAATTGAGGAACAACTCAATGAAATAAAAGATAGGCCTAATGAGTTTATTAATGAAATGGGAATAAGATTTCCAAAAATCAAAAAAATATTGATAGATGAGAGGGATGAGCATATGGCAAATTTCATGATAAATTTAATGGAAAAATATGATAAAGTTATTGCAATTGTAGGGGAAGGTCATGTAGAAGGAATCAAAAAAATTATCAGCAATAAAAAACTAAATTTCGAAATCATTCATCTAAAAAATCTATTGTGA
- a CDS encoding DNA-directed DNA polymerase II small subunit: MEEAKIVDFFQRNGFLIQQEAIEFILKKRIDPLDCLEKISNMKEKPLAISVDLLNELFKEIRKEQIEKREERKREIKEEEFKIIKELGEKTNCSGKVDDFLELFKDRFFKIREIIKRRQEMRGCLNIKRVKKRGEEDVSIIGIIRDIRQAKNGFILDIEDDEDSISVYVPKDVDSSIMNDEVIGINGKKNKDLFIAKNIVRPEIPIEGRKNFLDEEKYVLFISDLHVGSKNFLEKKWNHFVKWLNGENGTERQKEVARKIRYVIISGDLVEGIGIYPNQEKDLEIEDIFEQYKCLSEKLSQFPPYIKVILQPGNHDAVRPPLPQPPLEREIRQFFEGKNFIFVSNPCYLKIGNATILSYHGQSIQDFASVLPGLNQNNPTKIMREMLRRRHLAPIYGGLTSLAPEREDYLVVDIVPDIFVTGHVHVSCIESYRGVILVNASAWQKQTDYQRTMNLLPDPAKPVVVNLANFKGSIISF; this comes from the coding sequence ATGGAAGAAGCAAAAATCGTTGATTTCTTTCAGAGGAACGGCTTTCTGATACAGCAGGAGGCGATTGAATTTATTTTAAAGAAGAGGATTGATCCTCTCGATTGCTTGGAAAAAATTTCAAATATGAAGGAAAAGCCTTTGGCAATTTCTGTTGATTTATTAAATGAGCTTTTTAAAGAAATAAGGAAAGAGCAAATAGAAAAAAGGGAGGAGAGGAAAAGGGAAATAAAAGAGGAGGAGTTTAAGATAATAAAAGAGTTGGGCGAGAAAACTAACTGCTCTGGGAAAGTAGATGATTTTTTAGAGCTTTTTAAAGATAGATTTTTTAAAATAAGAGAAATAATCAAAAGAAGGCAAGAGATGAGAGGTTGTTTAAATATAAAGAGGGTTAAAAAAAGAGGAGAGGAAGATGTTTCAATAATAGGGATTATCAGAGATATAAGACAAGCAAAGAATGGATTTATTTTAGATATTGAAGATGATGAAGATTCAATTTCTGTGTATGTTCCGAAAGATGTTGATTCCTCAATAATGAATGATGAAGTGATAGGGATTAATGGGAAAAAAAACAAGGACCTTTTTATTGCAAAAAACATTGTAAGGCCTGAGATTCCAATTGAGGGGAGGAAGAATTTTTTGGATGAGGAAAAATATGTTCTATTCATTTCAGATTTACACGTTGGAAGTAAAAACTTTTTAGAAAAGAAATGGAATCATTTTGTAAAATGGTTAAACGGTGAAAACGGCACAGAAAGACAAAAAGAAGTTGCGAGGAAAATTAGATATGTAATTATATCTGGCGACCTTGTTGAAGGGATTGGCATTTACCCAAATCAAGAAAAGGACTTAGAAATAGAAGATATATTTGAGCAATATAAGTGTCTTTCTGAAAAGCTCTCTCAATTTCCCCCCTATATTAAAGTAATTTTGCAACCAGGCAACCATGATGCGGTGCGCCCGCCCCTCCCTCAACCACCCCTAGAAAGGGAAATAAGGCAATTTTTTGAGGGAAAAAATTTTATTTTTGTTAGCAATCCATGTTATTTAAAAATTGGCAATGCAACAATTCTATCTTATCACGGTCAGTCAATTCAAGATTTTGCATCAGTTTTGCCAGGATTAAATCAGAATAATCCGACAAAAATAATGAGGGAAATGCTTAGAAGAAGGCATCTTGCACCAATTTATGGGGGTTTAACATCATTAGCTCCAGAAAGAGAAGATTATTTAGTTGTGGATATTGTTCCAGATATATTTGTTACAGGACATGTGCATGTTTCCTGTATAGAGAGCTATAGAGGAGTTATTTTGGTGAACGCATCCGCATGGCAGAAGCAAACAGATTATCAGAGGACAATGAATTTATTACCTGATCCTGCAAAGCCAGTGGTAGTGAATTTAGCAAATTTTAAAGGAAGTATTATCAGCTTTTAG
- the hypB gene encoding hydrogenase nickel incorporation protein HypB, translated as MHKIDLEIGKDLYEENRKIAEEIRKILDEKKVKAIEFMGSVGSGKTLIIERLIENMKEFRIGVIVGDVCGDDDYRRIKKYGVQVVNINTGKECHLDAHLIEHAIEEINLNEINYLFIENVGNLVCPADFELGAHRRGVIISISEGDDMVRKQPLIFQLSDFIVINKIDLAPYMDASIDVLLEDIRKIAPKKVFLTDAKRGVGIKEIVEWIKS; from the coding sequence ATGCATAAAATAGATTTGGAAATCGGAAAGGATTTATATGAGGAAAATAGAAAGATTGCGGAAGAAATAAGAAAAATTCTTGATGAAAAGAAAGTAAAAGCTATTGAATTTATGGGTTCTGTTGGCTCAGGTAAAACCCTTATCATTGAAAGATTGATAGAAAATATGAAAGAGTTTAGGATAGGGGTTATTGTTGGTGATGTTTGTGGTGATGATGACTACAGGAGAATTAAAAAATACGGTGTGCAGGTAGTGAATATAAATACTGGTAAAGAGTGCCATTTGGATGCCCATTTAATTGAGCATGCAATTGAAGAAATTAACCTCAACGAGATAAATTATTTGTTTATAGAAAATGTTGGTAATCTTGTCTGCCCCGCGGACTTTGAGCTGGGGGCGCACAGGAGAGGTGTTATTATATCTATAAGTGAGGGGGATGATATGGTTAGAAAACAACCTTTAATATTTCAGCTATCTGATTTTATTGTAATAAATAAAATAGACCTTGCTCCTTACATGGATGCGAGCATAGATGTTTTGCTGGAAGATATAAGAAAAATAGCACCAAAAAAAGTATTTTTAACAGATGCTAAAAGAGGAGTTGGTATAAAAGAGATTGTAGAATGGATAAAAAGTTGA